The DNA region CCTCGGGATCGTTCGTGCACGCCAGCGCGTACCAGGCGTCGGCGAGGTCGCCCTCGGCGTAGCGTCGCTCATGCCAGACGATCTCGCCGGCGTCGGCCATGGCGCTCACCGACGGCGTGGTGTGCGGCGAGACCAGTTCGACCCGCGCGCCGGCGCTGATCAACCGTGGCAGGCGGCGCTGGGCGACCGTCCCGCCACCGATCATCACGACACGACGGCCGGCCAGGTCGAGGCCGGAGAGGTAATGCGGGTCATCCATGCGGGGCAGTGTAAGGATTCAGCGCCCCGGACCGCGATCCGAGTGAGAACCGCCTCAGCTCTCCAGCAGCGTCAGCAGCTCGGTGTTGCCGAACATCCTGGCCGCGTCGATCGCCGACGGTTCCCCCGCCCTCGCGTCCGCGCCGCCCTTGAGGAGCGCCTTCACGACCTCGGGCTCGTTCTTGAAGACCGCTCCCGCGAGCGGGCTCTGGCCGCGGTCGTTCTCGCGGTTCGGGTCGGCGCCGCGCTCGATCAGCGCCCCGACGGTCTCGGCGTGACCGTGGTACGCGGCGAGCATGACCAGCGTGTCGCCCCGGTCGTTGGTCAGGTTCGGCGAGATCCCGGCGTCGACATACGCGGCGAGCTCGGCCGTCGCGCCCGAGCGGGCGAAGCCGAACACCTTGGCCCACAACTCCAGCAGTTCGGGATCGAATTCCTCGGCCTGTCCGGGGTTCTCCGTCATGGGGCCGATTCTTTCACAGGGCCGCGGTCCGGGCGGCGCGTCGCACCGCCCGGACCGGCGGCGTCAGCGCCCCGCGTTGGGGTAGGGCAGCAACGCCATCTCGCGGGCGTTCTTGATCGCCGTGGCGACCTGTTTCTGCTGCTGGGGCGTCAGCCCGGTGACCCGGCGGGCGCGGATCTTGCCGCGGTCGGAGATGAACTTCCGCAGCAGGTCGACGTCCTTCCAGTCGACCTCGGTGATCTTGTTGGCGTGCAACAGGTTCGTCTTGCGCTTGTACGGACGGTCGCGGTTCGGCTTGCCCATCGCGCTCACCAGCTCGACTTCGTGACGCCGGGCAGTTCGCCGTTGTGCGCCATCTGCCGCATCCGGACCCGCGAGAGCCCGAACTTCCGCAGGTAGCCACGCGGGCGGCCGTCGGCGGTGTCGCGGTTGCGGATCCGGGTCGCGCTGGCGTCGCGCGGCATCGCCTGCAGGGCCGACACGGCCGCGGCCTTCTCCTCGGGCGACGCGGAGGGCGAGGCGATGGTGGCCTTCAGCTCACGACGTCGTTCGACGTAGCGCGCGGCGACGACCTTGCGCTGTTCGTTCTTGGCGATCTTCGACTTCTTGGCCATCAGCGCTCCTCCTTGAACTCGACGTGCTTGCGCGCGATCGGGTCGTATTTGCGCAGCACCATGCGATCCGGGTCGTTCCGGCGGTTCTT from Amycolatopsis sp. EV170708-02-1 includes:
- a CDS encoding ankyrin repeat domain-containing protein; its protein translation is MTENPGQAEEFDPELLELWAKVFGFARSGATAELAAYVDAGISPNLTNDRGDTLVMLAAYHGHAETVGALIERGADPNRENDRGQSPLAGAVFKNEPEVVKALLKGGADARAGEPSAIDAARMFGNTELLTLLES
- the rpsR gene encoding 30S ribosomal protein S18, whose translation is MSAMGKPNRDRPYKRKTNLLHANKITEVDWKDVDLLRKFISDRGKIRARRVTGLTPQQQKQVATAIKNAREMALLPYPNAGR
- the rpsN gene encoding 30S ribosomal protein S14; the encoded protein is MAKKSKIAKNEQRKVVAARYVERRRELKATIASPSASPEEKAAAVSALQAMPRDASATRIRNRDTADGRPRGYLRKFGLSRVRMRQMAHNGELPGVTKSSW
- the rpmG gene encoding 50S ribosomal protein L33 yields the protein MAKSTDVRPIIKLRSTAGTGYTYVTKKNRRNDPDRMVLRKYDPIARKHVEFKEER